A single Xiphias gladius isolate SHS-SW01 ecotype Sanya breed wild chromosome 22, ASM1685928v1, whole genome shotgun sequence DNA region contains:
- the LOC120784407 gene encoding eomesodermin-like — MLGGEGESSTFSSPKEAADERRKSPAADGDDRIRYTENGMGADRYYIPPIVSKQSPETSSPCAFIPYTPGGTVYTPSGAGRYPSSLHLGSVLPPAGFSSSTAGRGHFSSAYQLGHSAGCIYPPYTGSGSALSSMTLPTAGPGMRAQVYLCNRPLWLKFHRHQTEMIITKQGRRMFPFLSFNMAGLNLAAHYNVFVEVVLADPNHWRFQGGKWVTCGKADNSSQGNKVYIHPESPNTGAHWMRQEISFSKLKLTNNKGTSHSASQMIVLQSLHKYQPRLHIVEVTEDRVEDVNSDAKTQSFTFPETQFIAVTAYQNTDITQLKIDHNPFAKGFRDNYDSMYTAPENDRLTPSPTDSPRAHQIVPGARYAMQPLFQDQFVNNPPQNRFYNSERAVPQTNSLLSPQTEDGASQRWFVTSMQQGGNNPSTSNKLDLTPYEGEYSSSLLPYGIKSLSMQTSHALSYYPDSPFTSMSAGWGSRAAYQRKVTPGLPWSPRPSPTAGFPEDSDKVKPQIEDEVNGSGGLISSWTETQPSALSLDKADSYSTACKRRRLSLNGPSTEDSAADIKCEDLAAAAANSSSYSKETPASKGMSAYYSFYTNP, encoded by the exons ATGCTCGGCGGCGAAGGGGAGAGCAGCACTTTTTCTTCTCCGAAGGAAGCAGCGGATGAGAGGCGCAAGTCTCCAGCTGCGGATGGCGACGATCGCATCAGGTACACGGAAAACGGGATGGGTGCTGACCGGTACTACATCCCTCCAATAGTTTCCAAACAAAGCCCAGAGACGTCCAGTCCCTGCGCTTTCATCCCATACACCCCCGGTGGGACGGTTTACACCCCGTCCGGCGCTGGCAGGTACCCCTCATCTCTCCACCTGGGCTCCGTGTTGCCTCCCGCGGGGTTTTCGTCCTCCACGGCCGGCCGCGGTCACTTCAGCTCGGCTTACCAGCTCGGGCATAGCGCCGGCTGCATCTACCCACCCTACACCGGCTCGGGTTCGGCTCTCAGCAGCATGACCCTACCCACCGCCGGCCCAGGGATGAGGGCCCAGGTCTACCTCTGCAACCGGCCGCTGTGGCTCAAGTTCCACCGGCACCAGACCGAGATGATCATTACCAAGCAGGGCAG ACGGATGTTCCCGTTTCTCAGCTTTAACATGGCCGGTCTCAACCTGGCAGCGCACTACAACGTCTTTGTGGAGGTGGTGCTGGCGGATCCAAACCACTGGAGATTTCAAGGTGGCAAGTGGGTCACCTGTGGGAAGGCGGACAACAGCAGCCAAG ggAACAAAGTGTATATCCATCCAGAGTCTCCAAACACAGGGGCCCACTGGATGAGACAAGAAATCTCCTTCAGCAAACTGAAACTCACCAACAATAAAGGAACCAGTCACAGTGCTTCACAG ATGATTGTCCTGCAGTCGCTGCATAAGTACCAGCCGAGGCTGCACATCGTGGAGGTGACGGAGGACAGGGTGGAGGACGTTAACAGTGACGCTAAGACCCAGAGCTTCACTTTTCCAGAGACCCAGTTTATTGCCGTCACTGCCTACCAGAACACTGAT ATCACACAGCTGAAAATTGATCACAACCCTTTTGCCAAGGGATTCAGAGATAATTATGATTC gATGTACACAGCTCCAGAGAATGACCGCCTCACCCCATCTCCAACTGACTCGCCACGTGCCCACCAGATTGTCCCCGGCGCCCGCTACGCCATGCAGCCCCTCTTCCAGGACCAATTTGTCAACAACCCCCCCCAGAATCGCTTCTACAACAGCGAGAGAGCAGTACCGCAGACCAacagcctcctctctcctcagacTGAAGACGGAGCTTCGCAGAGGTGGTTTGTCACCTCCATGCAGCAAGGGGGAAACAACCCTAGCACCAGCAACAAGCTAGATCTGACCCCCTATGAGGGTGAATACTCAAGCTCCCTGCTTCCTTATGGTATCAAATCCCTGTCCATGCAAACATCCCACGCTCTCAGCTACTACCCAGACTCTCCTTTCACCAGCATGTCCGCAGGGTGGGGGTCCAGAGCAGCATACCAGAGGAAGGTCACTCCGGGTCTGCCTTGGTCTCCCAGACCCAGTCCCACTGCTGGTTTCCCAGAAGACTCAGACAAAGTTAAACCACAGATAGAGGACGAGGTGAATGGCAGTGGAGGCCTGATCTCCTCGTGGACAGAGACACAGCCATCGGCTCTTTCCCTTGACAAGGCTGATTCTTATTCCACGGCCTGCAAAAGAAGGCGCTTGTCTCTTAATGGTCCAAGCACAGAGGACTCAGCCGCTGACATCAAGTGTGAGGACTTAGCCGCAGCTGCCGCCAACAGTAGCTCCTATAGCAAAGAGACCCCCGCATCCAAAGGCATGTCAGCTTACTATTCCTTTTACACAAACCCTTGA